In Herpetosiphon gulosus, the DNA window CCCTCGCCTTGGACAACTTCAATAATTAAAGCGGCAGTTTGCTCGTTGATCGCGCTTTGCAACCGCTCGATATTATTGTAGGGAATATGGCTGAAATCGGGTACAAGCGGCATAAATGGCTCGCGGTAGTGGCTCTCCCAGGTGGCGCTCAAGGCTCCAAAGGTTCGACCATGAAAGCCACGCATGGTGGCCACAATTGCAGTGCGGCCTGTAGCCATTCGGGCAAATTTCAAGGCGGCTTCGACCGCTTCTGTACCGCTGTTGCACAAGAAGACCCGTTGAAATTCAGCCGGAAACAATTGCACCAACTCGGCTTGCAGTAAAGCCCGTTGATCGTTATGAAAGGCCTCGGGGCAAACCGTCAAGGTTGCGGCTTGCTCAGCGATTGCCTGCACCACCGTTGGGTGACAATGGCCGATGTTGGCAACCCCAATCCCTGAACCACAATCAAGATAAGCTTGGCCGTGATCGTCGTAGAGGGTTGCGCCGCTGCCCCGCACCAGCGTAATTGGACGCTTAGCGTATACTCCAGCGCTATGGGCATCTTCTAAACTTGCAAATGGTTGTTGTTCAGTCATGGTTTGGTTCCTAGCAACTCAGCCGCTTATTCAATGATCGTTCCATGGCCAGCAAGGGCTGCGCTAATCGGTTGGTCACGGCGACCATCGCCAATGATTACGCGGTGTACACCAGCTTCGAGTGCAGTTTGTGCTCCCAGTAATTTTTTCTTCATACGGCCTTGCGCTAGTTTTTCGGTTGCTTGGGCTAATTCGGTTCGTGGTAAGCGATCAATCAAACTGCTTTCGTCGGGAAAATTGCGATACAAGCCGCTGACATTGGTCAACAGCAAGAGCGTTTCCGCTTCCAAGGCTGCTGCTACACTGGCCGCGCCGCGATCACCATCAATATTTAGTGGTTCGCCCGCCTTGCTCACCGCCAATGGCGCAATTACTGGCAAATAGCCAGCGCTTAGCAAGGTTTGCAGCAAACCCCGATTAACTTGATCGATGCTGCCAGTCCAGTCGTCGCGAATGACCCGCACGCGACCGTTTTCGACCGCGCGAACATTGGTTTTGCGGGTGCCTTGCAATAAGCCGCCATCGATGCCAGATAGACCCAAGGCGTTGACTCCCAAGCCCCGCAAACGCTCAACAAATTGGCGATTGAGTAAGGCGGTCGCCATCATAAAAATTTCGAGCGTGCGCCGATCAGTTTGGCGGCTGGTGTGGCCTGATGGCGAGGTGATGAAGCGGGGCGGATGCCCAAGCTGCTCGCCAAGCGTGTTGGCTCCATCCGAGCCACCGTGAAACAGCACAATTGGTTGGCCTTGGGCGGCAAGTCCGGCAATATCAGCACAAAGGTTGCTATAATCGATCCCCGCCGCCCCGCCAATTTTTATTACTAGCATGATTTTTCCTTATTTGATCCACGAAGAGCACGCAGGATGAGGGTTCAGGTTATATGTAATGGTTTACTATCCCTCACCCCCTAACCCCCTCTCCCGCCCGCGAGGCGAGGGGGAACCGCTCCAGGAGTGCTCCCCTCGCCCGCCGTGGGAGAAGGGCTGGGGGTGAGGGAACGAAATGAGCTTTCAATCCATAGCCTATACTGGATGCAACCCAGTAAACTCCAGCCCCAAGCGCTCATTGAAGCCATGCATCAAATTCAAGCATTGGATGGCGGCTCCGGCTGCACCCTTCATCAAGTTATCGAGGGCACACAGCGCGACCACGCGGCCAGTCGCTTCGTCGAGTGCCCAGCCAATATCGGCATAATTGCTGCCAGCCAAGATTTTTGGCTCAGGATGGCGGTGCAAACCACTGCGATCATGGACAATTCTCAGAAATGGTTGTTCGGCAGCGGCAGCGCGATAGGCTCGCCAGAGATCACGCTCGTTGACCGAGCCTTGGGTAAACACATGACAGGTTGCCAAAGCTCCGCGCACCATTTCCACCGATGTGATTGAAATATGCACATTTTCAAGGCCATGGGCTTGTACGATTTCGGCAGTGTGGCGATGGCCAACTGGCGCAAACGAGCGCACCACGCCTGATCGTTCGGCATGATGGCTGCCATCGTTGGCAACCGCGCCTGCCTCAGACGAACCAACCTTGACTTCAGCGACCATAGGCTTGGTTTGATCGATCAAGCCTGCTTTGACCAAAGGCAACAAGGCCAAGTTAATGGCCGTGGCGTTGCAGCCCACGCCGCTCACATAGCGAGTTGAGCGAATTTGCTCGCGATATAATTCGGGCAAGCCATAAACAAAACGCTCAATCCATTGCGGGGCAGGGTGGGGTTCGCCATACCAACGGCTATAGGCTTCGGGGTCGCGCAAACGAAAATCGGCAGAACAATCGATTAATGCTTGACCAAGGCCCGCGTAATGCTCAATATTTTTGGCGGCTGAGCCATGCGGCAAGGCCAAAATCAACACATCACAAGGCTCCAAAGTGCTTTGTGGGCTATAGCGCAACTCCGTGCGACCACGCAAATTGGGGTGAGTGCTGTAGACATATTGGCCTGCTAAGCGTTCGCTGGTGACCTGACGCACCTCGACATGGGGATGCCCCAACAATAAACGCAGCAATTCACCACCGACATAGCCCGAGCCACCAACTATCGAAACTGAAAGCATAACAACCTCAAATGGCTACAGCCCGCCGCCTATTGCGCTTGAGCTAGCACATAATCAACAATTCGTTCGGGAATATTCACGCCAGTTGTGCTGATGCTGTTGCGAAATTCCATGGTGTAATTGACTTCGTTAACCAAATAGCGGCCTTCGGCAGTCTCGAAGATATCGATTGCCACCACACCGCCACCAACTGCGTTGGCCGCACCGATACAAATATCGGCTAAGGCTGGTGTGATTGAGCAATTTGAGGCTTGACCACCCCGCGCAGTATTGGTGATCCAGTGGCCGCTAGTGCGATAAATCGCCGCAATACACTCATCGCCAACCACAAATGCCCGAATATCACGGCCACCTGGTTTGTTGACATATTCTTGAATGTAGAAAATTGCATGCTGATAATTGCCCAAGGTGTCGCGATGCTCAAGCACCGCCTCGGCAGCTTCGCGATCGTTGATCTTCGAGACCAAGCGACCCCACGAGCCAATCACTGGCTTCAACACCACCGGATATCCCAAGCTTTCAATCGCTTCGAGTGCTGAATCTTGAGTGTAGGCCAGCAAACAACGTGGCGATGGCACGCTGTTGCGTAACAACGCTTGCGTGGTCAAAAATTTATCGCCACAGGTCAAGGCCACGTTATAATTATTGACCGTTGGAATGCCAGCATCGTTCAAGGTTTTGAGTGTGTACAAGGCTCGACCATGGTGCAACGAACGCTCAATAATCACATCAGGAAATTGTTCGCGCACTTGGCGATTGGCTTGCAAAGCATTCAAATCAAACCATGTCTGATCATCATCAATCCGCTCAAATTGGACATTGCGCCGCTCAAACTCAGTAATCAGCAGCTTTTCTTCAACCCGAATTCGGGAACACAACATACCTACACGCATTGACATAACTCCCTTACTCGCCCCAGTCTTCTTCGACTTCGGGTGCTAATTCCAACACAACTGGATTCAGGCTGACGACTTCGAGTTCTGCGCCACAATCGGGGCATGGCACGATCTCGCCATCCAAAATATCGGCTGCCAACGC includes these proteins:
- the argC gene encoding N-acetyl-gamma-glutamyl-phosphate reductase — protein: MLSVSIVGGSGYVGGELLRLLLGHPHVEVRQVTSERLAGQYVYSTHPNLRGRTELRYSPQSTLEPCDVLILALPHGSAAKNIEHYAGLGQALIDCSADFRLRDPEAYSRWYGEPHPAPQWIERFVYGLPELYREQIRSTRYVSGVGCNATAINLALLPLVKAGLIDQTKPMVAEVKVGSSEAGAVANDGSHHAERSGVVRSFAPVGHRHTAEIVQAHGLENVHISITSVEMVRGALATCHVFTQGSVNERDLWRAYRAAAAEQPFLRIVHDRSGLHRHPEPKILAGSNYADIGWALDEATGRVVALCALDNLMKGAAGAAIQCLNLMHGFNERLGLEFTGLHPV
- the lysW gene encoding lysine biosynthesis protein LysW, with the protein product MSAACPECEATIALAADILDGEIVPCPDCGAELEVVSLNPVVLELAPEVEEDWGE
- a CDS encoding [LysW]-aminoadipate kinase, which translates into the protein MLVIKIGGAAGIDYSNLCADIAGLAAQGQPIVLFHGGSDGANTLGEQLGHPPRFITSPSGHTSRQTDRRTLEIFMMATALLNRQFVERLRGLGVNALGLSGIDGGLLQGTRKTNVRAVENGRVRVIRDDWTGSIDQVNRGLLQTLLSAGYLPVIAPLAVSKAGEPLNIDGDRGAASVAAALEAETLLLLTNVSGLYRNFPDESSLIDRLPRTELAQATEKLAQGRMKKKLLGAQTALEAGVHRVIIGDGRRDQPISAALAGHGTIIE
- the lysX gene encoding lysine biosynthesis protein LysX, whose amino-acid sequence is MRVGMLCSRIRVEEKLLITEFERRNVQFERIDDDQTWFDLNALQANRQVREQFPDVIIERSLHHGRALYTLKTLNDAGIPTVNNYNVALTCGDKFLTTQALLRNSVPSPRCLLAYTQDSALEAIESLGYPVVLKPVIGSWGRLVSKINDREAAEAVLEHRDTLGNYQHAIFYIQEYVNKPGGRDIRAFVVGDECIAAIYRTSGHWITNTARGGQASNCSITPALADICIGAANAVGGGVVAIDIFETAEGRYLVNEVNYTMEFRNSISTTGVNIPERIVDYVLAQAQ